A stretch of DNA from Deltaproteobacteria bacterium:
TGAACCACTTGAAAAACGGGGCATCTGATCGATCAAGCACCTTGTCCCACTTCTTGAACCAATCTAATTCATGGGCAGCCTCCTCCCAGAACTCCTCAACATCCATTCGGCCTCTTTTCACGGCATCTTCGTAATCATTGGGGTCCAGGTTGGCATCCACGACCAGATGAGGCAACGGCCGAAAGACTCTTCCTTCTTCCAACAAGGCCTCAGTGGTTTCCTTTTCAGAGCTTAGCATTTCGTTCTTCGAGTTCGTTTTTAATACTGCTTCCATAAGTCTTGTTCCTCCTTGACTTGATTTTGACGGGATAAGAAACCGGAACGGTTTCCCTCCTTATCACATCAACCGTTAAAAATCATCATGGTTTTTTGCTTGACCTTTGATAGATATACCTCTAAAGATTTCTTGCTTCAACTTTTTGCTATATGGACCATGAAAAAAGTCACCCTATACACAGACGGCGCCTGTTCCGGAAACCCCGGTCCCGGAGGTTATGGTGTAATCCTTGAACACGGCAAACACATCAAGGAACTCTCAGCCGGTTTTCGCGATACGACT
This window harbors:
- a CDS encoding acetyl-coenzyme A synthetase gives rise to the protein MLSSEKETTEALLEEGRVFRPLPHLVVDANLDPNDYEDAVKRGRMDVEEFWEEAAHELDWFKKWDKVLDRSDAPFFKWF